One stretch of Leadbetterella byssophila DSM 17132 DNA includes these proteins:
- a CDS encoding tRNA1(Val) (adenine(37)-N6)-methyltransferase, with amino-acid sequence MFRFKQFMVRQERSAMKVCTDSCLFGALIEASDAKRALDIGTGTGLLSLMVAQRNPSLIIDAVEIDSGAVQDATENVLDSPFASRIKVFYEDIKDFVPKEKYEVIFCNPPFYENRLSSPDPKKNLAHHASLLKWKEVSECAKRLLAEDGKLWLLLPPFEMEQFRSQSPEWQTEKQYLIRHRKDKPIFREIACYSLKKPSSTLVEEWNIYENEKYSGIFAEVLRDYYLLF; translated from the coding sequence ATGTTTAGATTCAAGCAGTTTATGGTTAGGCAGGAAAGATCTGCCATGAAGGTCTGTACTGATTCCTGTCTATTTGGGGCATTGATAGAAGCCTCCGATGCTAAAAGAGCCCTAGATATTGGAACAGGAACCGGACTCCTAAGTCTGATGGTGGCACAGCGTAACCCCTCTTTAATTATTGACGCCGTAGAGATTGATTCAGGCGCAGTACAAGACGCTACAGAAAATGTTCTGGACAGCCCATTCGCTTCAAGAATAAAGGTATTCTATGAAGACATTAAAGATTTTGTTCCAAAGGAGAAATATGAAGTGATATTTTGTAATCCTCCCTTTTATGAGAATAGGCTCTCCTCCCCGGACCCTAAGAAGAATTTGGCACATCATGCCTCACTCCTAAAATGGAAAGAAGTGAGTGAATGTGCCAAAAGACTACTCGCAGAAGACGGCAAACTGTGGCTCCTCCTACCTCCTTTTGAAATGGAGCAATTCAGAAGCCAATCGCCTGAATGGCAGACAGAAAAACAATACTTGATCAGACATCGGAAGGACAAGCCCATATTTCGGGAAATCGCTTGCTATTCACTAAAAAAACCGTCTTCCACTCTAGTGGAAGAGTGGAATATTTATGAAAACGAGAAATATAGTGGTATCTTTGCCGAGGTTCTGAGAGACTATTATCTCCTCTTTTAA
- a CDS encoding CAP domain-containing protein: MAFLLLILLQIVPRSEYLQLVNEIRAAGCECGNQYFPAAPPVVWNSTLEKTARLHSEDMYKRNYFSHISKRGKTPGDRLKAQGYRFFSYAENIFFASGYTPTPTEVVLAWKNSPSHCKNVMNPALREMGVGIYQGYYTQLFGTRQTK, encoded by the coding sequence ATGGCTTTCCTACTGCTTATACTATTACAAATTGTCCCCAGAAGCGAATATTTACAGTTGGTTAATGAAATCAGAGCGGCGGGTTGTGAGTGTGGAAATCAGTATTTCCCTGCCGCCCCTCCGGTAGTTTGGAACTCCACTTTAGAGAAGACGGCTCGCTTGCATAGCGAGGACATGTATAAACGAAATTATTTCTCTCATATCTCCAAAAGAGGTAAAACTCCGGGCGACCGATTAAAAGCTCAGGGCTACCGTTTCTTCAGCTACGCAGAAAATATTTTTTTCGCCAGCGGATATACACCTACTCCTACTGAAGTGGTGCTGGCATGGAAAAATAGCCCTTCCCACTGCAAGAATGTAATGAATCCCGCCCTAAGGGAGATGGGAGTGGGTATTTATCAAGGTTATTACACACAATTATTTGGAACTAGGCAAACTAAATGA
- a CDS encoding NifU family protein: MEDLNVKVEQALDNIRPYLIADGGNVKVLEITEDKVVKLEFTGSCGSCPMSSMTFKAGLEEAILKNVPEIKSVEAVNVALDTY, from the coding sequence ATGGAAGATTTAAATGTAAAAGTGGAGCAAGCCCTGGATAATATACGACCGTACCTCATTGCAGATGGTGGGAATGTGAAAGTGTTGGAGATAACCGAGGATAAGGTAGTAAAACTGGAGTTTACAGGATCTTGCGGCTCTTGTCCTATGTCCTCCATGACGTTCAAAGCCGGCCTAGAAGAAGCCATCCTAAAGAATGTGCCTGAGATTAAGAGCGTAGAGGCAGTTAACGTGGCGTTGGATACCTATTGA
- a CDS encoding ribonuclease H1 domain-containing protein has product MGKVYVVWKGRETGILEDWDSCKKSVEGFEGAQYKSFKTRREAEEALKKGFFKSVQAPKPSIKQPLPNFPAWVVDAAWNTKTGDMEYQGVDLLTRKKLFHKGPFPDGTNNIGEFLAIVHALALLHKHGSDAPIFSDSKTAISWVKKKQANTKLERTPRNGELFVLLERAEHWLRTHPFQNKILKWETEWWGENPADFGRK; this is encoded by the coding sequence ATGGGAAAAGTATATGTGGTGTGGAAAGGCAGGGAGACGGGCATTTTAGAAGATTGGGATAGCTGCAAGAAAAGTGTAGAAGGCTTTGAAGGAGCTCAATACAAATCCTTCAAAACCCGCAGAGAAGCAGAAGAAGCCTTGAAGAAAGGCTTTTTTAAATCTGTTCAAGCCCCTAAACCAAGTATCAAACAACCCTTGCCAAATTTCCCCGCATGGGTTGTGGATGCGGCATGGAATACCAAAACGGGAGATATGGAATACCAGGGCGTAGACCTTCTTACACGGAAAAAGTTATTCCACAAAGGCCCCTTTCCTGATGGCACCAATAATATCGGAGAATTTCTAGCAATAGTGCATGCTTTAGCTTTGTTACATAAACATGGCTCAGATGCACCTATCTTCTCTGACTCAAAGACAGCCATTTCCTGGGTAAAAAAGAAACAAGCAAATACTAAGCTGGAAAGAACTCCTAGAAATGGGGAGCTCTTTGTACTCTTAGAAAGAGCAGAACACTGGCTCCGAACTCACCCCTTTCAGAACAAGATCTTGAAGTGGGAAACGGAATGGTGGGGTGAAAATCCGGCAGATTTCGGTAGAAAGTAA
- a CDS encoding D-alanine--D-alanine ligase family protein has translation MDKKIKVGIFFGGQSREREISFLGGRTAYEHLDKRFFEPVLIFVDSLGNFIHVEPSILNEADIRSFYPSKNQNNGYKVYIESLGPLKVSQLYKLIYKIGSQVKIEELKSYMDFAFVVMHGPSAEDGSIQGLLEWLNIPYLGPGILGSAVGINKPFQNKLMAYATGQEKKYLTISKREWNTSDRSKLFSSVIAKLGFPFVVKAPHQGSSIGVAIVRKRSLEEFSKAMSQCFFETFITKKEWDKLSPRRKKNVMEKMSNLDEGIGFPVVLDGEQIYHPATLLKKLDEYLTQHEVAQLNSVNGEDYVLIEEFISGQEFSCGVIQDDEGRVLPLPPAEVYGETATFDFKAKYKSTVSKKRIPVKTSDANLEKIHEDVLKAFEATGMSVICRIDGFITEDDVVVLHDPNTLPGMSPSSFIFKQMAEVGFNITNSLTYFIRQSLIERIRSGKNQFEVQQLLNHLSTQIKNAPARKRLAVLFGENEKEFILAKKVYNELCGSEEYEPVPVCAALNGSRYIIPLNLMYKPDINEFGTAIATPKHPFIQKNIELVKQVRAFYAGEVDFSVRKVSEQDYNQIFKHTYDCLTGELH, from the coding sequence ATGGACAAAAAAATTAAAGTAGGAATTTTTTTTGGTGGACAGTCGAGAGAAAGAGAAATTTCTTTCCTCGGTGGACGTACCGCTTATGAGCATCTGGACAAACGCTTTTTTGAGCCGGTTCTTATCTTTGTAGATAGTTTAGGCAACTTTATACACGTAGAACCTTCCATCTTAAACGAAGCTGATATTCGTAGCTTCTACCCTTCCAAGAATCAGAATAATGGATACAAAGTTTATATAGAATCTCTGGGACCATTAAAAGTCTCTCAGTTGTATAAACTCATCTATAAAATAGGCTCACAAGTCAAAATAGAAGAATTAAAGTCCTATATGGACTTTGCATTTGTAGTAATGCATGGCCCATCTGCTGAAGATGGCAGCATCCAGGGTCTATTAGAGTGGCTGAATATTCCTTACCTGGGCCCTGGCATATTAGGTTCAGCTGTAGGCATAAACAAGCCTTTCCAAAACAAACTGATGGCCTATGCTACGGGCCAGGAAAAGAAATATCTTACCATTAGCAAAAGAGAATGGAATACTAGTGATAGATCTAAACTATTCTCCAGTGTAATTGCAAAACTTGGATTTCCATTTGTAGTTAAAGCTCCGCATCAAGGATCTTCTATAGGAGTAGCTATAGTGCGAAAAAGAAGTCTGGAAGAATTCTCCAAAGCCATGTCCCAATGCTTCTTTGAAACCTTTATAACAAAGAAAGAATGGGATAAACTTTCTCCTCGCAGAAAGAAAAACGTCATGGAGAAGATGAGCAATCTGGATGAGGGCATAGGTTTTCCAGTAGTCTTAGATGGAGAGCAAATCTACCATCCAGCTACACTTCTAAAGAAGTTAGACGAGTACTTGACTCAGCATGAAGTAGCGCAGCTAAACAGCGTAAACGGAGAAGACTATGTCTTGATTGAAGAGTTTATCAGCGGTCAGGAATTCTCTTGCGGAGTTATACAAGATGACGAAGGTAGAGTTCTACCTTTACCTCCCGCTGAGGTATATGGAGAAACGGCCACTTTTGACTTTAAAGCCAAATACAAGAGCACTGTCAGCAAAAAGCGAATACCGGTTAAAACCTCTGATGCTAACCTAGAGAAGATACATGAAGATGTATTAAAAGCATTCGAAGCCACAGGTATGAGCGTGATTTGCAGAATTGATGGTTTCATTACAGAAGACGATGTCGTGGTTCTACATGACCCGAATACCTTACCGGGAATGTCTCCATCTTCCTTCATCTTTAAACAAATGGCGGAAGTAGGATTTAATATCACCAACTCTCTGACATACTTCATTCGTCAATCTCTAATTGAAAGAATAAGAAGCGGGAAAAATCAGTTTGAAGTACAGCAACTTCTAAACCACCTTAGTACCCAAATCAAAAACGCTCCCGCTCGTAAGCGCCTTGCCGTACTATTTGGAGAAAACGAAAAGGAATTCATACTGGCGAAGAAAGTATACAATGAACTTTGCGGAAGCGAGGAATACGAACCTGTACCGGTATGTGCTGCATTAAACGGATCCAGATATATTATTCCTCTGAATCTAATGTACAAGCCAGATATCAATGAATTTGGTACGGCTATAGCCACGCCTAAGCACCCTTTCATTCAGAAAAACATTGAACTGGTAAAACAAGTGAGAGCATTCTATGCTGGGGAAGTGGACTTCTCCGTAAGAAAGGTTTCAGAACAGGATTATAACCAAATTTTCAAACATACATACGACTGTCTAACCGGAGAACTGCATTGA